A genomic stretch from Thermonema lapsum includes:
- a CDS encoding sensor histidine kinase, producing MNWKTWFDRYRKLGIAQDLSFDLAQRIELLNLGVLFLICINLLNALFFANVVRSPEVYNYFFATILMYLAFPMLNHWHMHRVARFGFSIYIHLNILLFVYLFGKETLFQYYYTTTIMVSVLLFTKEETGLRLLAVAMPFACTLFLYKGQFAPQFPLSEAVVGMVRFNTLLSLALINLFVVWVSDWQLRRNSHILDKLTKQTEAQKELLRKREEILRKEREKIIVHQQNLENIIHQRTKALIEKQEELQTLLKDHQRKIFELEETKEKLSKAQQEALKFVQTVAYSADCIILSNLEGDVIYINPAGQELLRLKENASINLKELLEANSRESFERIAPLLYEQKHWRGELNLIGQGSGVPIVCDALLFLVQDKNKEHTICLAGIFRDIREQKAAQQQMQQMQLHLAEKEKMASIGLLTAGIAHELKNPINFILGSTAPFRRYVDYLQSIMECVEEVVASPGKQSIEKLKMLARQASGDQILQDIKDLSDSIEEGARRINTIISELLTFARTEDQMQFCNLNALIEQSLRFIKPELSKRKIELDWQGSQHLPAIEAFPARLQQVIINLCTNAIHAMPHGGKLRIRTWHMKEREVMITVEDTGSGMPEHVRRHIFEPFYTTKKTGEGTGLGLFIVYGIVEQHGGSITVESQEGKGSVFKIQLPIQHAREDE from the coding sequence ATGAATTGGAAAACATGGTTCGATAGGTATCGAAAACTGGGCATCGCTCAGGACTTAAGCTTTGACTTGGCACAACGCATAGAGCTGCTCAACTTGGGCGTTCTTTTTTTGATATGTATCAACTTGCTCAATGCACTTTTCTTTGCCAATGTGGTACGCAGCCCGGAAGTGTATAACTATTTTTTTGCCACCATACTGATGTATTTGGCTTTTCCAATGCTCAACCATTGGCACATGCATCGTGTTGCCCGCTTCGGTTTTAGCATATACATCCATTTAAACATTCTGCTGTTTGTATATCTGTTTGGTAAAGAAACACTCTTTCAGTACTACTACACCACCACTATCATGGTTTCGGTTTTGTTGTTTACCAAAGAAGAGACGGGGTTGCGGCTGTTGGCAGTGGCTATGCCTTTTGCTTGTACTCTATTTCTATATAAGGGACAATTTGCACCCCAATTTCCTTTATCCGAGGCAGTAGTTGGCATGGTTCGCTTCAATACACTGCTAAGCCTTGCCCTCATCAACCTGTTTGTCGTATGGGTCTCTGACTGGCAATTGCGTAGGAACAGTCACATACTTGACAAACTGACCAAGCAAACAGAAGCGCAAAAAGAACTGCTACGCAAACGCGAAGAAATACTACGCAAGGAAAGAGAAAAAATCATTGTTCACCAGCAAAACCTCGAGAACATCATCCACCAGCGTACAAAAGCATTGATTGAGAAGCAGGAGGAACTGCAAACTTTACTGAAAGACCATCAGCGTAAAATCTTTGAGCTGGAAGAAACCAAAGAAAAGCTGAGCAAGGCACAGCAAGAAGCGCTCAAGTTTGTGCAAACGGTGGCATACAGTGCCGACTGCATCATATTGTCGAACTTGGAAGGTGATGTCATATATATCAATCCGGCAGGTCAAGAGCTGTTGAGACTCAAAGAAAACGCAAGCATCAATCTTAAGGAACTGTTGGAAGCCAACAGCCGCGAGAGCTTCGAAAGAATAGCCCCACTACTCTATGAACAAAAACACTGGCGTGGTGAATTGAACCTTATAGGACAGGGCAGCGGCGTGCCAATCGTCTGTGATGCTCTGCTCTTTCTGGTTCAAGATAAGAACAAGGAACACACTATCTGTCTGGCAGGCATTTTTCGTGACATAAGGGAACAGAAAGCAGCACAGCAGCAAATGCAGCAAATGCAACTGCACTTAGCTGAAAAAGAGAAGATGGCTTCTATTGGTTTGCTTACTGCCGGCATAGCCCACGAGCTCAAAAACCCCATCAACTTTATTCTGGGGAGCACAGCGCCTTTCCGGCGTTATGTAGATTACCTGCAAAGCATCATGGAATGTGTAGAAGAGGTAGTAGCGTCGCCCGGAAAACAATCCATTGAAAAATTAAAAATGCTAGCCAGGCAAGCCTCCGGCGACCAGATATTACAAGATATTAAAGACTTATCGGATAGCATAGAAGAGGGTGCCCGCCGGATAAACACTATCATCTCCGAGCTGTTGACTTTTGCACGAACCGAAGACCAAATGCAGTTTTGTAACCTCAATGCCTTAATTGAGCAAAGTTTGCGTTTTATTAAACCTGAGCTAAGCAAACGAAAAATTGAACTCGACTGGCAGGGCAGCCAACACTTGCCTGCTATTGAAGCTTTCCCTGCACGTTTGCAGCAGGTCATCATTAACTTATGCACCAACGCCATCCATGCCATGCCTCATGGTGGCAAACTGCGTATTCGCACTTGGCACATGAAAGAGCGCGAAGTGATGATTACTGTAGAAGACACAGGCAGCGGCATGCCCGAGCATGTGCGGCGCCACATCTTCGAACCTTTTTATACCACCAAAAAAACCGGAGAAGGCACAGGACTGGGCTTATTCATTGTGTATGGTATTGTTGAGCAGCACGGCGGCAGCATTACCGTGGAAAGCCAAGAAGGGAAAGGCAGCGTTTTCAAGATTCAACTTCCGATTCAACATGCAAGGGAAGACGAATGA
- a CDS encoding VWA domain-containing protein — protein sequence MLLRQSDWLYTDDWWKLWQWLAPHFLRQVEWAQLGTWWWVVAAFLCSAVFYSLFREEKYTYVLPGHTYHVGTPKESLAMRLAAKAIPFLLLPAIIMLLLALARPQQEKILTEQESEGVSIVLLLDVSPSMNLKDFSPNRLAVMKAVAKDFLKGRQSDEIGIVVFAGDALTLSPLTTDYAHLMQRIDEIDFSILMQRGTAVGTAIAVGVNRLEQAKTKSKVLLILSDGDNTAGTLEPEAAALIAKEYGVKIYSILIGKEGAVLKGNDAFGQPVYVNNTVDPAVMEAIARLTGGKYYRAEDRRALSQVFREINRLEKSPIKLKQVKVVVEYYAIYLRWALVFLLLWYALRFSPWRSWLSD from the coding sequence ATGCTATTAAGGCAATCCGATTGGCTTTACACCGATGATTGGTGGAAGTTGTGGCAGTGGTTGGCGCCCCACTTTTTGCGTCAGGTGGAATGGGCACAGCTGGGGACCTGGTGGTGGGTAGTGGCAGCTTTCTTGTGTAGTGCTGTGTTTTACTCTCTTTTTCGAGAGGAGAAATACACTTATGTCTTGCCTGGGCATACCTACCACGTAGGCACACCAAAAGAATCCTTGGCGATGCGCCTTGCTGCCAAAGCAATTCCATTCTTGTTGTTGCCCGCAATCATCATGTTATTGCTGGCATTGGCTCGTCCGCAGCAGGAGAAGATACTCACAGAGCAGGAGAGTGAAGGTGTTAGTATTGTCTTGTTATTGGATGTGTCTCCTTCAATGAATCTAAAAGACTTCTCACCCAATCGCTTGGCTGTCATGAAAGCCGTTGCCAAAGATTTTCTGAAAGGGCGTCAAAGCGACGAGATAGGTATAGTGGTCTTTGCTGGCGATGCTCTTACCCTGTCGCCCCTTACTACGGACTATGCCCACTTGATGCAGCGCATCGATGAAATAGATTTTTCTATCCTTATGCAGAGAGGTACAGCAGTGGGTACCGCCATAGCGGTGGGCGTCAATCGCCTCGAGCAGGCAAAAACCAAGAGTAAAGTGCTGCTTATTTTGAGTGATGGAGACAATACAGCAGGTACTTTGGAGCCCGAAGCGGCTGCTTTGATTGCCAAGGAATATGGGGTCAAGATATACAGCATCTTGATAGGAAAAGAGGGGGCTGTTTTGAAAGGGAACGACGCTTTTGGGCAACCAGTGTATGTCAACAATACTGTGGACCCAGCTGTTATGGAGGCGATTGCCCGCCTGACCGGTGGCAAATATTATCGTGCCGAAGACCGCCGGGCACTTTCTCAAGTATTTCGCGAAATCAACCGGCTGGAAAAATCACCCATCAAGCTAAAACAGGTCAAAGTAGTGGTAGAATACTACGCCATTTATTTGCGTTGGGCGTTGGTATTTTTGCTACTGTGGTACGCTTTGCGTTTTAGCCCGTGGCGCTCTTGGTTGTCGGATTAG
- a CDS encoding amidohydrolase family protein — translation MNRREALHLMATATASLLLPSFTKLRSRALKIGIVGGKVYYRGKLKSLFVGIDQENRLVVSDVALPSEVLYEVHGKVVSPGFIDILGDNSSNPERTYHIFEKYKVTDGLSTVLQMHGGSGDPAAFYDYFSRKPHYVNYGVSTKVMSIRYQYNTAAARLKAVERALEAGALGVSHSLEYQPTPYEEVLAYARLASRYERPLVLHLRYSSPEKELEGVKEAIRLAADADVHLHIAHLHSTGGTYNMPKALDLIAEARARGLRITTCVYPYSYWATYLHSKRFDPGWREYYGLDYDDLTVVGTGERLTPARFEQLRRTPGVLVAVPEGTMPLDKTVDLALQTDFCMIGSDGGIESEPQANSHPRGAGCFATAIRHALDIGMSLEKILEKITLLPASLAPSLLQPRAAIEQGQIADLTVFDPQTIEGTATVKNPNRFSKGIEMVIVNGEVAYEGGLLRKQNGQAIRY, via the coding sequence ATGAACAGAAGAGAAGCACTTCATCTCATGGCTACGGCTACGGCTTCCCTGCTTTTGCCTTCTTTCACTAAGCTGCGAAGCAGGGCTTTGAAGATAGGCATTGTTGGGGGGAAGGTCTATTACCGTGGCAAGCTGAAAAGCCTTTTTGTGGGCATAGACCAAGAAAATCGCTTGGTGGTATCGGATGTGGCTTTGCCTTCCGAGGTGCTCTATGAAGTGCATGGAAAAGTGGTTAGCCCCGGCTTTATCGACATTTTGGGCGACAACTCCTCGAACCCAGAGCGTACGTACCATATCTTTGAAAAATACAAGGTAACAGACGGTTTGAGCACGGTGCTGCAGATGCACGGAGGCAGTGGTGACCCTGCCGCTTTTTATGATTATTTCAGCCGGAAGCCGCACTACGTCAATTACGGCGTTTCGACCAAAGTCATGAGCATACGCTATCAATACAATACTGCAGCCGCCCGTTTAAAAGCCGTAGAGCGGGCTTTGGAAGCAGGGGCTTTGGGAGTATCGCACAGCCTTGAGTACCAACCCACTCCTTATGAAGAAGTGTTGGCTTATGCACGCTTGGCTTCACGATATGAGCGCCCGTTGGTCTTGCATCTGCGCTATTCTTCGCCTGAAAAAGAATTAGAAGGAGTAAAAGAAGCTATTCGTTTGGCTGCCGATGCAGACGTACATTTGCATATTGCTCACTTACATTCTACCGGTGGCACTTACAACATGCCTAAGGCTTTGGATTTGATAGCCGAAGCCCGTGCCCGTGGTTTGCGCATTACTACCTGTGTGTATCCTTACAGCTATTGGGCTACTTATTTGCATTCCAAACGTTTTGACCCCGGATGGAGAGAGTACTACGGTCTGGATTACGACGACTTGACAGTAGTTGGCACCGGCGAACGCCTCACACCTGCCCGTTTCGAACAATTGCGTCGGACACCGGGAGTCTTGGTAGCAGTGCCCGAAGGCACCATGCCTTTAGACAAAACAGTAGACCTAGCATTGCAAACCGACTTCTGCATGATAGGGTCGGATGGAGGCATTGAGAGCGAGCCCCAAGCCAACTCGCACCCTCGTGGTGCAGGTTGTTTTGCCACGGCTATACGTCATGCTTTGGATATAGGAATGTCATTAGAAAAAATCCTTGAAAAGATAACCCTTTTGCCTGCTTCTTTGGCTCCTTCACTATTGCAACCCCGTGCTGCCATAGAGCAAGGGCAAATAGCAGATCTTACGGTTTTTGACCCTCAAACCATAGAGGGCACAGCCACAGTGAAAAACCCCAACCGCTTTTCTAAAGGCATAGAGATGGTGATAGTGAACGGAGAGGTCGCTTATGAAGGTGGTTTGTTGCGCAAACAAAACGGGCAGGCAATTCGCTATTAA
- a CDS encoding caspase family protein produces MIHKRQLFLFICVAGLLLSLRFPLFSQDITPSQGIEFYSRGQYRQALNCWNALLQRRAHDSLYAWRARTLLDMHLLTEAQKDATEALRLAPENAAYHALLGDIQLAAGLWQEASHSYEKALILTPYSEEWSAKRAYALYMSGEKERALQQLQELQNTANLSLWLSRIHARIALQEKNYMRAIELYSSCIKQSQNIFFFDLTERGVAYLALGQYHKALEDFRLAAALRPSSPLAFYQQALCYYRMGSYHTAMQQIEYCLQQAPSFTEGLLLRATIAQKLQESKSVEACYRQLLKDAPHHLSAYVGLAQYYLSNNRIEQADSLIQACLALNRDHLPALALQYVLYKKQQEDAKAQMLLSYYLQLCRSGSDYYYLAKACFDFLPQERWNPEGLQWAKKAANQQDTYAHNLLWAQMLYKAGHPLRAYSVCVKAIALAQKEHLPAEEALQLKHTLDSLGLDDTPPVIELVSPQADERGHLLVTSATFTIAGRITDESSIRQLHINGIPLALSKGGEFLYTHSLHQPHDTLYIEACDIHGNCDSKRFILDASPLLSRQAPTHQKRRYYALLFATNQYEHWNDLVNPVPDAQAIAHTLRTLYGFEIDLVINPSKEQVLLKIKEYLLKEYQAEDELFIFFAGHGQYDELFGEGYLVTADSRTDDETKSSYLSYSSLRTYINNIPCRHILLMMDVCFGGTFDPAIAKTVQQRGISELNAEEREAFIKEKLSVMTRKYITSGGKEYVSDGTPGKHSPFVRRFLEALRSMGGDDRILTIAELMTYLEVIKPQPRLGEFGDNEPGSDFLFIMPLHNHK; encoded by the coding sequence ATGATTCACAAAAGGCAACTGTTTTTATTTATTTGCGTAGCCGGACTGCTGCTAAGTCTCCGTTTCCCTCTTTTTTCGCAAGACATCACCCCCTCACAAGGCATTGAGTTTTATTCACGAGGGCAGTACCGCCAAGCTCTCAACTGCTGGAATGCGCTGCTTCAGCGTCGGGCTCATGACTCCCTCTATGCTTGGCGGGCACGCACACTGCTGGACATGCACCTGCTTACCGAAGCACAAAAAGACGCCACCGAAGCCTTGCGTTTAGCTCCCGAAAACGCCGCTTATCATGCACTTTTGGGCGATATACAACTGGCAGCAGGGCTTTGGCAAGAGGCAAGCCACAGCTATGAAAAAGCGCTCATTCTTACCCCCTACAGCGAAGAATGGAGCGCTAAAAGGGCTTATGCCCTTTATATGAGTGGCGAAAAGGAAAGAGCATTGCAGCAGCTGCAGGAGCTCCAAAACACCGCCAATCTTTCCTTGTGGCTATCGCGAATTCATGCACGCATAGCCCTGCAAGAAAAAAACTATATGCGTGCCATAGAGCTTTACAGCAGCTGTATCAAGCAAAGCCAAAATATTTTCTTTTTTGACTTAACAGAACGCGGCGTCGCTTATCTTGCCTTAGGACAGTATCATAAAGCTTTGGAAGACTTTCGCTTGGCGGCGGCATTACGCCCCTCCTCTCCTTTGGCTTTTTATCAGCAAGCCCTTTGTTACTACCGTATGGGCAGCTATCACACAGCCATGCAACAAATAGAGTACTGCCTGCAACAGGCGCCCTCTTTCACCGAAGGACTTTTGTTGCGTGCTACCATTGCCCAGAAGCTGCAAGAAAGTAAATCCGTTGAAGCCTGCTACCGTCAATTGCTCAAGGACGCCCCCCATCACTTGAGTGCTTATGTAGGTTTGGCACAGTATTACCTTTCTAACAATAGAATAGAACAGGCTGACAGCCTGATTCAGGCTTGTCTTGCTTTAAACAGAGACCACCTGCCCGCCTTGGCACTGCAGTATGTGTTGTATAAAAAGCAACAAGAAGACGCCAAAGCCCAAATGCTATTGTCTTACTACCTGCAGTTGTGCCGCAGTGGAAGCGACTACTATTATCTTGCCAAAGCGTGCTTCGACTTCCTACCCCAAGAGAGATGGAACCCCGAAGGATTGCAATGGGCAAAAAAGGCTGCAAATCAACAAGATACATACGCCCATAATTTATTATGGGCGCAGATGCTTTACAAAGCGGGGCATCCCCTGCGTGCCTATTCTGTATGTGTAAAAGCCATTGCTTTGGCACAAAAAGAGCACCTACCCGCTGAGGAAGCCTTACAGCTAAAGCACACCTTGGACAGCTTAGGATTGGACGACACTCCCCCTGTTATTGAGCTTGTCTCGCCCCAAGCAGACGAACGAGGGCACTTGCTGGTAACTTCTGCTACCTTCACCATCGCCGGACGCATCACTGACGAAAGCAGCATTCGGCAGTTGCATATCAACGGCATCCCTTTGGCTCTAAGCAAAGGGGGCGAATTCCTTTATACGCACAGCCTGCATCAGCCTCATGATACGCTATACATTGAAGCTTGCGACATTCATGGCAATTGCGACAGCAAGCGTTTTATTTTGGATGCTTCCCCCCTGTTAAGCAGGCAAGCCCCTACACATCAAAAGAGGCGCTATTATGCACTCCTATTCGCTACCAACCAATATGAACATTGGAACGACTTAGTGAACCCCGTGCCCGATGCGCAAGCCATTGCCCACACGCTTCGAACGCTCTACGGCTTCGAAATCGATTTAGTCATCAATCCAAGCAAAGAGCAAGTGCTTTTGAAAATCAAAGAGTATCTGTTGAAAGAATATCAAGCCGAAGACGAACTGTTTATCTTCTTTGCAGGGCACGGTCAGTATGACGAACTATTTGGCGAAGGATATTTGGTTACTGCCGACTCCCGCACCGACGACGAAACAAAGTCCAGTTATTTATCTTATTCGAGTTTACGCACCTATATCAACAATATTCCCTGTCGCCACATTTTGCTGATGATGGATGTCTGCTTTGGAGGCACTTTCGACCCCGCCATTGCCAAAACTGTTCAGCAGAGAGGTATAAGCGAGCTTAATGCCGAAGAGCGTGAAGCCTTCATCAAAGAAAAGCTATCGGTCATGACACGCAAATACATCACCTCCGGCGGGAAAGAGTACGTATCGGACGGCACCCCGGGCAAGCACTCTCCCTTTGTTAGGCGCTTCTTGGAAGCCCTGCGCAGCATGGGCGGAGACGACCGCATCCTTACCATCGCCGAGCTGATGACTTACTTGGAAGTCATCAAGCCGCAACCAAGGCTGGGAGAGTTCGGCGACAATGAACCGGGAAGTGATTTCTTGTTTATTATGCCCCTACACAACCATAAATAA
- a CDS encoding Fur family transcriptional regulator has protein sequence MKSVEQILASRRLRRTTVRKRVLLCFLSSEFALSQHDLEQALPSFDRVTLYRTLKTFTEEGILHKIPDDSGTPRYALCHDCEPHAHQHHHVHFKCIRCEHTECFERLYVPNISLPKGYEAEEFSLLVQGICPRCSAHSNSK, from the coding sequence ATGAAAAGTGTAGAGCAAATATTGGCATCACGGCGATTGCGGCGCACTACAGTACGCAAACGGGTATTGCTTTGCTTTTTGTCGAGTGAATTTGCGCTATCGCAACATGATTTAGAGCAAGCACTGCCCTCCTTTGACCGGGTAACTCTTTACCGTACGCTCAAGACTTTCACCGAAGAAGGTATTTTACACAAAATACCGGACGATAGCGGTACGCCGCGCTATGCGCTATGTCATGACTGTGAACCCCATGCCCATCAGCACCACCATGTGCATTTTAAATGCATCCGCTGTGAGCATACCGAATGCTTCGAGCGCTTGTATGTACCCAACATATCACTGCCCAAAGGCTATGAAGCAGAAGAGTTCAGTTTGTTGGTGCAGGGAATATGTCCGCGATGCAGCGCTCATTCAAACAGTAAGTAA
- a CDS encoding hybrid sensor histidine kinase/response regulator translates to MHDHNHYTILYVDDEPYNLKAFYHAFKPLYRIATAESGEEALQVLSAQPVAVLITDRRMPDMDGIELLKRVAENHPHIVTMMLTAYGDKESLMRAINEGHVYAFVSKPWNEVDLRLKIDKAIEHYRLLRKNEQLLQELQDANAKLEERIEARTRELAERNRQLEQLTALQNRLFSIISHDLRSPLNTLSNFLQVFINYAERGFTVEELVHIAQDIHAHLQNIQQLLDNLIQWAKLQLQEVDYSLTVVPLKTLFDENTALVRQTAIEKQISLHVAPPNELKVLANREMLSFVLRNLLYNALKFTPEGGTVSLSAVYKGNGHCYIMVEDSGVGMSPYMIAQILQGKGVSRPGTRGERGTGLGLALCHEFVKRMNGSMQIESEEGEGTRVLIRLPLHVESEVES, encoded by the coding sequence ATGCATGACCATAATCATTACACTATCCTTTACGTAGATGATGAACCCTACAACCTGAAGGCATTTTATCATGCTTTTAAGCCTCTATATCGTATTGCTACAGCAGAAAGCGGCGAAGAGGCATTGCAAGTGCTTTCTGCTCAGCCGGTGGCAGTACTTATCACCGACCGCCGCATGCCAGATATGGATGGAATCGAGCTGCTCAAAAGGGTAGCAGAAAACCATCCGCACATAGTAACCATGATGCTGACAGCTTATGGCGATAAGGAATCTTTGATGCGGGCTATCAATGAAGGGCATGTCTATGCCTTTGTGAGCAAACCATGGAATGAGGTGGACTTGCGCCTCAAGATAGACAAAGCAATAGAGCATTATCGTCTGTTGAGAAAAAACGAGCAACTGCTGCAGGAGTTGCAAGATGCGAATGCTAAGCTGGAAGAACGTATAGAAGCACGTACGCGCGAACTGGCAGAAAGAAACCGCCAGCTGGAGCAACTGACTGCTTTGCAGAATAGACTTTTTTCTATTATTTCACATGATTTGCGCTCGCCTCTAAATACCTTGTCCAATTTTTTACAAGTATTTATCAATTATGCTGAGCGGGGCTTTACGGTGGAAGAGCTGGTACATATAGCCCAAGATATCCATGCCCACCTGCAGAATATACAGCAGCTGCTCGACAACCTGATTCAATGGGCAAAACTGCAGCTCCAAGAGGTGGACTACTCACTGACTGTCGTGCCTTTGAAAACGCTCTTTGACGAAAACACTGCTTTAGTACGCCAAACGGCTATAGAGAAGCAGATAAGCCTGCATGTAGCCCCTCCCAATGAATTGAAGGTGCTTGCCAATCGCGAGATGCTTAGTTTTGTGTTACGCAACCTATTATACAATGCTCTGAAGTTCACTCCCGAAGGAGGCACAGTTTCCCTATCGGCTGTTTACAAAGGCAATGGACATTGCTACATCATGGTAGAAGATTCGGGGGTGGGCATGTCGCCCTACATGATTGCTCAAATCCTGCAAGGGAAGGGAGTAAGCCGCCCGGGGACTAGAGGAGAACGTGGCACTGGTTTGGGCTTGGCACTCTGCCACGAATTTGTGAAACGTATGAACGGAAGCATGCAAATAGAAAGTGAAGAAGGTGAAGGAACACGCGTGCTCATTCGTCTTCCCTTGCATGTTGAATCGGAAGTTGAATCTTGA
- a CDS encoding glycosyltransferase family 2 protein: MRQAVSAVLITYNEAEVIERCLRSIEWCDEVVVVDSGSTDGTVEICQRMGAKVIHRPFTNFGDQKRFAVAQASHSWVLSLDADEYLSASLQREIQKELEAPRHHGYFLPRSLIFMGKKIRSEQRKPILRLFDKRYGNFVNISVHEYVKVQGSTGKLRGILWHESYRSLEDYFQKFNRYTSLMAERIVEKGKVKPPTYAFLRFALGFLEQFFLKGCWLNGSIGMVWSLLTAYYSAVKYLKAYEISLQKSQ, encoded by the coding sequence ATGAGACAAGCAGTCAGTGCGGTGCTCATCACCTACAACGAAGCCGAGGTGATAGAGCGTTGTTTACGCAGTATTGAGTGGTGCGATGAGGTGGTGGTGGTTGACTCGGGCAGCACCGACGGCACAGTAGAGATATGCCAGCGCATGGGCGCAAAAGTCATACATCGCCCATTTACTAATTTCGGAGACCAAAAACGTTTTGCCGTAGCACAAGCAAGTCATTCGTGGGTACTCTCCCTCGATGCCGACGAGTATTTGTCTGCTAGTTTGCAGAGGGAAATTCAAAAAGAGCTGGAAGCCCCCCGCCATCATGGATACTTTTTGCCACGCAGCTTGATATTCATGGGAAAGAAAATACGCTCAGAACAACGAAAGCCTATCTTGCGACTTTTCGACAAGCGATACGGCAATTTTGTAAACATAAGCGTGCATGAATATGTGAAAGTGCAAGGCAGTACAGGAAAGTTGCGAGGAATACTATGGCATGAAAGCTATAGAAGCTTGGAAGATTACTTTCAAAAGTTCAACCGCTATACAAGCCTCATGGCAGAGCGCATTGTAGAAAAAGGGAAAGTCAAACCACCGACTTATGCTTTTCTTCGCTTTGCGCTTGGCTTTTTGGAGCAGTTTTTCTTGAAAGGGTGTTGGCTCAACGGCTCTATAGGCATGGTTTGGTCTTTGCTGACAGCTTACTACAGCGCCGTCAAGTACTTAAAAGCCTACGAAATAAGCCTTCAAAAGTCCCAATAG
- a CDS encoding CaiB/BaiF CoA transferase family protein — MQSIFRGLKVIELANVLAGPSVGQFFAELGAQVLKVENAHSNGDVTRGWLSKNEQENPEGISAYFCCANFGKQSITLDLKQQRDKEILYTHVKEADLVLASYKAGDAQKLGVDYATLCQFNPSLIYGHITGYGKDDARVGYDAIIQAEAGFTYLNGEPDGRPVKMPVALIDVLAAHQLKEALLLALWQRERTGKGSYVHVSLFDAAVASLANQATNYLNTGSIPQRLGSDHPNIVPYGTVFSTADGREIVLAVGTDKQFQALCRVLGIASIAEDVRFSTNAARVRHRHELLPYLKEAIARRKRDELLHTLQEHKVPAGAVNRMDEVFQNPQAQKLVLCHPHSPYKGLRQLVAEIEGYAWHLPAPPPPYKAPTSSQKTDNS; from the coding sequence ATGCAGAGTATCTTCAGGGGACTTAAGGTCATAGAACTTGCCAATGTGCTGGCAGGACCTTCCGTAGGGCAGTTTTTTGCAGAGCTGGGCGCACAAGTATTAAAAGTAGAAAATGCCCATTCCAACGGCGACGTTACCCGCGGCTGGCTAAGTAAAAATGAGCAAGAAAACCCTGAGGGCATTTCCGCTTATTTTTGTTGTGCCAACTTTGGCAAGCAATCTATCACTCTCGATTTAAAGCAACAAAGAGACAAAGAAATACTTTATACCCACGTCAAAGAAGCCGACTTGGTATTGGCAAGTTACAAAGCCGGCGATGCCCAAAAGCTGGGCGTAGATTACGCTACTCTTTGCCAATTCAATCCTTCTTTAATTTACGGACACATCACCGGTTACGGAAAAGACGATGCCCGTGTAGGCTATGATGCCATCATACAAGCCGAAGCGGGCTTTACTTACCTAAACGGCGAGCCCGACGGGCGCCCCGTCAAAATGCCTGTCGCTTTGATTGATGTGCTTGCTGCCCATCAATTAAAAGAAGCGCTGCTGCTTGCCCTGTGGCAGCGCGAACGCACAGGCAAAGGCAGCTATGTGCATGTATCTTTATTTGATGCAGCGGTGGCATCGCTTGCCAACCAAGCGACCAATTACCTGAATACGGGCAGTATTCCCCAACGCCTCGGCTCAGACCACCCTAACATTGTGCCTTACGGTACAGTATTTAGCACTGCCGATGGCAGGGAAATCGTACTGGCAGTAGGTACTGACAAGCAATTTCAGGCACTGTGCCGAGTGCTGGGCATTGCCTCAATAGCCGAAGACGTCCGTTTCAGCACCAATGCCGCGCGTGTGCGGCACCGTCATGAGCTGCTTCCCTATTTGAAAGAGGCAATAGCTCGCCGAAAGCGAGACGAGTTGCTCCATACGCTTCAAGAGCACAAGGTGCCAGCTGGGGCTGTCAATCGCATGGATGAAGTATTTCAAAATCCACAAGCACAAAAGCTTGTCCTTTGCCACCCACATAGCCCTTACAAAGGGCTGCGACAATTGGTGGCAGAAATAGAAGGTTATGCATGGCACCTGCCTGCTCCGCCACCGCCGTACAAAGCACCCACAAGCTCGCAGAAAACAGACAATTCATAA